A single region of the Candidatus Binatia bacterium genome encodes:
- a CDS encoding glycosyltransferase family 2 protein encodes MQKPTTAATVSVVIPAYNEEGAVGAVIAEIRQRLADAGLAPEIVVVDDGSTDRTAPAALAAGARVIQHRSNRGYGAALKTGIAAAAHDVVAIIDADGTYPATALPAMIAELDHADMVVGARIGTEVRIPFVRRPAKWALTHLANYVANATIPDLNSGLRVFRRDIVMQYYPILPDQFSWTTTITLAMHCDKYAVSYLPIDYRTRRGRSKIVPWDAGNFAILIMRTAMLFRPLRVFLPLVVGCLVYGTGKMTLDMMRDPNISASALLAFLSALQLLLIGMLGDAMAMRLGRLSPNAAFGVRPRELHESGSGRQPAER; translated from the coding sequence ATGCAGAAACCCACAACCGCCGCGACGGTAAGCGTCGTCATCCCGGCCTACAACGAGGAAGGCGCGGTCGGCGCGGTCATCGCCGAAATCCGCCAGCGCCTTGCCGACGCCGGCCTTGCACCGGAGATCGTGGTGGTCGACGACGGGTCGACCGATCGCACGGCGCCGGCCGCGCTCGCCGCCGGCGCACGGGTCATCCAGCACCGCAGCAATCGCGGGTACGGGGCGGCACTGAAAACCGGCATCGCCGCGGCCGCCCACGACGTCGTTGCGATCATAGACGCCGACGGCACCTATCCGGCGACTGCGCTGCCCGCGATGATCGCCGAACTCGATCACGCCGACATGGTGGTCGGCGCCCGCATCGGAACGGAGGTCCGTATCCCGTTCGTGCGCCGCCCAGCCAAATGGGCGCTCACCCACCTCGCCAACTACGTTGCCAACGCCACCATCCCCGATCTCAACAGCGGGCTGCGGGTCTTCCGCCGCGACATTGTCATGCAGTACTACCCGATCCTGCCCGACCAGTTCAGTTGGACGACGACGATCACCCTGGCGATGCACTGCGACAAATACGCGGTGAGCTACCTGCCCATCGACTACCGGACCCGCCGGGGCAGGTCGAAGATCGTGCCGTGGGACGCCGGCAACTTCGCCATTCTGATCATGCGGACGGCAATGCTCTTCCGCCCGCTGCGCGTATTCCTGCCGCTGGTGGTCGGGTGTCTCGTTTACGGAACCGGCAAAATGACCCTCGACATGATGCGCGATCCGAACATCTCCGCTTCCGCCCTGCTGGCTTTCCTCAGCGCCCTGCAATTGCTCTTGATCGGCATGCTCGGCGATGCCATGGCCATGCGGCTCGGTCGTCTTAGCCCCAACGCGGCTTTCGGCGTACGCCCGCGTGAGCTGCACGAGTCCGGCTCCGGCCGGCAGCCGGCGGAACGTTGA
- a CDS encoding FAD-dependent oxidoreductase has protein sequence MSANRVVILGGGPAGLAAAWQLHARRRGTAVVLEQRDEVGGNAGSFEIDGIPVDFGSHRLHPACAPAILGDLRELLRDDLLERPRNGRIRLHGQWIGFPIRPADAVHLPPAFAAGVFLDALRKLAPRHPGRENDTFASVLESGLGRTICRDFYFPYAYKIWGVRPEMLSAIQARRRVSAGSIGKMLRKVAGAVPGLKPAGAGRFFYPRQGFGQISRALGEAARKAGAEVRLRARVRAVQVGAPHRLEVEVDGGVETIACDHLWSTIPITVLARLLKPAAPPPVLDAAARMTYRAMVLVYVVLGQRQFTPYDAHYFPGADLALTRLSEPKNYSARAEPTDRTVLCAEIPCSIDDTTWQATDAELAETIAQSLARCGIPIVAPVIGVVTRRLPQAYPIYLNGYEPHFECLDTWMRELPGVLTFGRQGLFAHDNTHHTIAMAYGAVDCMRSDGHFDRDRWRTYRVEFESHVVED, from the coding sequence ATGAGCGCAAACCGTGTGGTCATCCTCGGGGGTGGTCCGGCCGGCCTGGCAGCCGCGTGGCAACTGCACGCGCGGCGGCGAGGAACCGCCGTAGTGCTCGAACAACGCGACGAGGTCGGCGGCAACGCGGGGAGCTTCGAAATCGACGGCATTCCGGTTGACTTCGGCAGCCACCGGCTGCACCCCGCGTGCGCTCCCGCCATCCTGGGCGATCTGCGCGAGCTGCTGCGCGACGATTTGCTCGAGCGGCCACGCAACGGTCGCATCCGACTGCACGGACAATGGATTGGCTTTCCGATCCGCCCGGCCGACGCCGTGCATCTGCCGCCGGCGTTCGCCGCCGGCGTATTCTTAGACGCGCTCCGCAAACTGGCGCCGCGTCACCCGGGGCGCGAAAACGACACCTTCGCGAGCGTCCTCGAGAGCGGTCTCGGCCGGACCATCTGTCGCGATTTCTATTTCCCGTACGCGTACAAGATCTGGGGTGTGCGTCCGGAGATGCTCAGCGCCATCCAGGCCCGACGGCGGGTATCGGCAGGGTCCATCGGCAAGATGCTGCGCAAGGTGGCCGGTGCGGTGCCGGGCCTGAAGCCCGCGGGGGCGGGACGATTCTTTTACCCGCGACAAGGGTTCGGGCAGATCAGTCGGGCGCTTGGCGAAGCGGCACGGAAAGCCGGTGCCGAAGTGCGCCTGCGCGCCCGGGTGCGCGCCGTCCAGGTCGGCGCACCGCATCGGCTGGAGGTGGAAGTCGATGGCGGTGTCGAAACGATCGCCTGCGATCATCTCTGGTCGACCATTCCGATCACCGTGCTGGCAAGACTGCTGAAACCGGCAGCGCCCCCGCCGGTGCTCGATGCCGCCGCGCGAATGACGTACCGTGCCATGGTGCTGGTGTATGTCGTGCTGGGGCAACGCCAGTTCACCCCGTACGACGCACACTACTTCCCCGGGGCGGATCTGGCTCTGACGCGTTTGTCGGAACCGAAGAACTACAGTGCCCGCGCCGAGCCGACCGACCGCACCGTGCTGTGCGCCGAGATCCCCTGTTCGATCGACGACACCACATGGCAGGCGACCGACGCGGAGCTGGCCGAAACCATTGCGCAGTCGCTGGCGCGTTGCGGCATTCCGATCGTGGCCCCCGTTATCGGGGTCGTCACCCGCCGGCTCCCGCAAGCCTATCCGATTTACCTGAACGGCTACGAGCCGCATTTCGAGTGTCTCGACACCTGGATGCGCGAACTACCCGGCGTTCTCACCTTCGGTCGTCAGGGCCTGTTCGCGCACGACAACACGCACCACACCATCGCCATGGCTTACGGGGCCGTCGACTGCATGCGGTCCGACGGCCACTTCGACCGGGACCGGTGGCGCACCTACCGCGTCGAATTCGAGTCTCACGTCGTCGAGGATTGA
- a CDS encoding isoprenylcysteine carboxylmethyltransferase family protein: MDPLRLYLLAGLVAHKLIWELLKRRQRSGGSAPQTPPSPMATLLKGLKLAILAGLVVQTLTPDVLPISANSTAMRVAGALLFTAGLAIAVLGRVQLGDNWSDIETAQVLRRQAVVDSGIYRYVRHPIYGGDLLLLFGFQLSVNSWFVLGVLLTIPYVAWRAIREETMLAQALPGYAAYCARTRRFLPFVV; the protein is encoded by the coding sequence ATGGACCCTTTGCGTCTCTACCTCCTCGCCGGCCTCGTCGCGCACAAGCTGATCTGGGAGCTGCTCAAGCGCCGCCAGCGCAGCGGCGGATCGGCCCCGCAGACACCGCCGTCGCCCATGGCGACGCTCTTGAAAGGCCTCAAGTTGGCGATACTCGCCGGACTGGTCGTACAGACCCTCACCCCGGATGTGCTACCCATCAGCGCCAACTCCACCGCCATGCGGGTCGCCGGCGCGCTGCTCTTCACCGCCGGCCTCGCGATTGCCGTGCTCGGTCGGGTGCAGTTGGGCGACAACTGGTCGGACATCGAGACTGCACAGGTGCTGCGGCGCCAGGCCGTGGTCGACTCGGGGATTTACCGTTACGTGCGTCATCCCATTTATGGCGGCGACCTGCTGCTGCTGTTCGGCTTCCAGTTGAGTGTCAATTCGTGGTTCGTACTCGGCGTTCTGCTGACGATTCCGTACGTCGCCTGGCGGGCGATTCGCGAAGAAACCATGCTGGCCCAAGCGTTGCCCGGCTACGCGGCCTACTGCGCGCGTACCCGTCGCTTCCTGCCGTTCGTGGTCTGA
- a CDS encoding endonuclease domain-containing protein: MPSAATRRARRLRRRATDAEGRLWYHVRARQVDGAKFRRQEPLGPYMVDFCCVESRLVVEVDGGQHFEQREYDEERSRFLELSGYRVLRFWNNEVMENIEGVLARIGEAVRGVAIVTRD, translated from the coding sequence GTGCCATCCGCAGCGACCCGACGAGCCCGGAGACTTCGTCGCCGTGCCACCGACGCCGAGGGTCGGTTATGGTACCACGTGCGCGCACGTCAGGTTGACGGTGCGAAGTTCCGGCGGCAAGAGCCGCTGGGACCTTACATGGTCGACTTCTGTTGCGTGGAGTCGAGGCTGGTCGTGGAGGTCGACGGCGGTCAGCACTTCGAGCAGCGGGAATACGACGAAGAGCGTAGCCGGTTTCTGGAACTTTCGGGGTACCGGGTTCTGCGGTTCTGGAACAACGAAGTGATGGAGAACATCGAGGGTGTGCTGGCGAGAATTGGGGAAGCGGTGCGGGGCGTGGCGATCGTGACACGGGACTGA
- a CDS encoding sulfatase, whose product MVTPNRNDIATSSVSASFAFVATALVVTAAAGAFGALDFAYSLAEPRIGMALGGLIVWLVVGALLSLPLAGGLAALVWWWRPRWPAPAFVGAVVAVATQGVAILGLAPTTALVLVPIAWLLAVGLARRRALGHVTGVAAVALTTVAAAALLLAILTIAAPRSESAKRGVGTAAGTGLPNVALVVLDTTRADHIGAYGDTRQLTPNLDRIAAEGVVFEQAIGTADWTVPTHASLFTGLYPMSTGANCDHHRWLDTRFATLAEMLQAEGYQSVGLVANRYIEDANLQQGLESYYFLRDNEATRLHLVAQALGLPTSWVDKGAGRAVEALRHWLATGRDPQRPFFLFVNLMEPHWRYLPPAVQRRALLPPSQSYLGTTRLSAGFYGINWLAGYAGNPATPAAVRAMYAAEVAYQDEQLGALLAALSAASPPSDTLLIVTADHGENLGEAGRWDHVFAVNDYLARVPLIIRYPRAFPAGTRLPGQCQTIDVVPTVFDVLGRPLPVRNLPGRTLVPARFVPRDTTFIESVPYYGHLERMAAIAGFRRDIGTFTHTLRAARSRDFKLVASSDGSEALYDLRRDPDEGANVIAAHPDVAAALRIALQEWRAAQPPYVPAKDSGSEERGGAPLSPAQQERLRSLGY is encoded by the coding sequence ATGGTGACGCCGAATCGGAATGATATTGCCACGTCTTCGGTGAGCGCGTCCTTCGCCTTCGTGGCGACCGCGCTGGTGGTCACGGCCGCGGCGGGCGCGTTCGGCGCCCTGGATTTCGCCTACTCTCTAGCCGAGCCCCGGATCGGCATGGCGCTCGGCGGCCTGATCGTCTGGCTCGTCGTCGGCGCATTGCTGTCGCTACCGCTGGCCGGCGGGTTGGCGGCACTGGTCTGGTGGTGGCGGCCGCGCTGGCCGGCACCGGCGTTCGTCGGCGCCGTCGTTGCCGTCGCCACTCAGGGCGTGGCGATTCTCGGCCTGGCGCCGACCACCGCACTCGTTCTCGTTCCGATCGCGTGGCTGCTCGCCGTCGGACTCGCACGCCGTCGGGCCCTGGGACACGTAACCGGCGTCGCCGCCGTTGCCCTGACGACCGTAGCCGCGGCGGCTCTTCTTCTGGCCATACTCACCATCGCCGCACCGCGAAGCGAGAGCGCCAAAAGGGGTGTCGGGACGGCGGCCGGCACCGGCCTGCCCAACGTCGCGCTCGTCGTCCTCGACACGACGCGAGCGGATCACATCGGGGCATACGGGGACACGCGCCAGCTCACTCCGAATCTTGACCGTATCGCGGCCGAGGGCGTCGTCTTCGAGCAAGCCATCGGTACAGCCGATTGGACGGTCCCGACGCACGCGTCGCTGTTCACCGGTCTCTACCCGATGAGCACCGGGGCGAACTGCGACCACCATCGCTGGCTCGACACCCGCTTCGCGACGCTGGCCGAGATGCTGCAAGCCGAGGGCTACCAGAGCGTCGGCCTGGTCGCGAACCGCTACATCGAGGACGCCAACCTTCAGCAAGGGCTCGAAAGCTACTACTTCCTGCGCGACAACGAAGCCACCAGGCTGCACCTGGTCGCGCAGGCGTTGGGCTTGCCCACGAGCTGGGTCGACAAGGGTGCGGGCCGTGCGGTCGAAGCGCTGCGCCACTGGTTGGCGACCGGGCGTGACCCGCAACGGCCGTTCTTCCTGTTCGTCAACCTGATGGAGCCGCACTGGCGTTACCTTCCGCCGGCGGTGCAACGCCGCGCCCTCCTGCCGCCCTCGCAGTCCTATCTCGGCACGACGCGGCTGTCGGCGGGCTTCTACGGTATCAACTGGCTGGCAGGTTATGCGGGCAATCCCGCGACGCCGGCGGCAGTGCGCGCCATGTACGCCGCGGAGGTCGCCTACCAGGACGAACAGCTCGGCGCGCTGCTCGCGGCGTTGTCGGCCGCATCGCCGCCGTCGGACACGCTACTCATCGTCACTGCAGACCACGGCGAGAACCTCGGCGAAGCCGGCCGCTGGGATCACGTCTTCGCCGTCAACGACTACCTGGCGCGCGTACCCTTGATCATCCGCTACCCGCGGGCCTTCCCGGCGGGGACGCGCCTGCCGGGTCAGTGCCAGACGATCGATGTCGTACCGACGGTTTTCGACGTGCTCGGTCGGCCGTTGCCGGTCCGCAACCTTCCCGGGCGCACCCTGGTCCCGGCCCGGTTCGTCCCTCGCGACACGACGTTCATCGAGTCGGTGCCCTACTACGGGCATCTCGAGCGGATGGCGGCGATCGCCGGATTCCGCCGCGATATCGGAACCTTCACGCACACCCTGCGCGCGGCGCGCAGCCGGGATTTCAAGCTCGTGGCGTCGTCCGACGGCAGCGAGGCGCTTTACGATCTGCGCCGCGACCCCGACGAGGGGGCGAACGTCATCGCCGCGCATCCCGACGTGGCCGCGGCACTGCGAATTGCCCTGCAGGAGTGGCGGGCGGCGCAGCCGCCGTACGTACCGGCGAAAGACAGCGGCTCCGAGGAGCGCGGGGGCGCACCGCTCAGCCCGGCGCAGCAAGAGCGGTTGCGCAGTCTGGGGTACTGA
- a CDS encoding glycosyltransferase family 39 protein, translating into MIGGADRPRVGAVTAGAERPGAPVSAVTILAAIGLALVAQWLTVGNRESWIGWTLYALAAGLAAAATWNLPQPFVPAAPAGHSKVRQRLVRALTGAGAAAALGVTTALAAGDRWRVVSVVLWIGGFVLATVAVRGWRVAPAARGVPRWSSPEIWGFAAIVAVGAVLRVLWIDEIPRYVFGDEPRVGISLVREFREGAPNFFKMSWNTWPMIGIALQGVFIPVLGWGSTVLRLSSALSGTLAVAMTYLLARHLYSRQVAVLAAVLFAVGRTAVDFSRMGICHAQVMFFETFALFWWWRAINTGLAGSYLWAGIGLGLCLYTYNAGQSVPFLLLGWLGLASIFRPGAALPRWRGVAITVAGFLLAAFPWVFYVTDHFAFTENWRMYTHMARNRQVATLIAEAWARSGWDGALEVVGRQAGLTWLGFGVIPGGAYQMGYRGGGMLDHVTAPLFVLGLGASLPWLRGRGGFVPYWWLLLFVLGGVLTNDPPAVVRLVGILPALALLAALPLDAALRAVRPYGRAALAGYALAGVLLAGATWDNWRTYFVAFPAEPIDEISELVRLVQKVPRETPVVILGVENFLRVEREEIFALDFPDRRLEQTIEPAHLLPVHRPVDGPIVLVVGPTQLSWVPLIREWYPNAKVREVRWPNNGRLLFPVIEIPAEDVRARTGLTATAADAGGAAVKGVVADPFGAAAPLRPRDGVLRWGGRIYWPSDRPVTVRVRSAEPLTMRIGAGAPIRVAEGSEAAAQLTLARGWQLIVIEERLTGVRDLTVTLDDGQTPPRRVTRWELRPDEGIEGLRAKFTRDGETLLRTIEPQINLHADEGCWNDLRVLSVVKPFAATLDGALRIARRGEYELEMYSTEPYEVRLDGEPLCASETARGEDPAICKVKRSLAEGDHPLELRWTVPKSQTSARRVLQMYWTPPDGTRELVPPSAFVPKS; encoded by the coding sequence ATGATTGGTGGGGCAGATCGTCCGCGTGTGGGGGCGGTGACCGCGGGTGCCGAACGGCCCGGGGCGCCGGTTTCGGCGGTAACGATTCTGGCGGCAATCGGTCTGGCGCTCGTCGCGCAGTGGCTCACCGTTGGCAACCGTGAGTCGTGGATCGGCTGGACGCTTTACGCTCTGGCGGCGGGACTGGCAGCGGCCGCGACGTGGAACCTCCCGCAGCCCTTCGTTCCGGCCGCGCCGGCGGGGCATTCGAAGGTCCGGCAACGTCTCGTTCGCGCCCTGACCGGTGCCGGCGCCGCGGCCGCGCTGGGAGTGACCACGGCTCTGGCCGCGGGCGATCGGTGGCGCGTGGTCAGCGTGGTCCTGTGGATCGGCGGCTTCGTGCTTGCGACGGTCGCCGTGCGCGGCTGGCGAGTGGCGCCGGCGGCGCGTGGGGTGCCGCGATGGTCGAGCCCGGAAATCTGGGGCTTTGCCGCCATCGTCGCCGTGGGCGCCGTGCTGCGGGTCCTGTGGATCGACGAGATCCCTCGCTACGTGTTCGGCGACGAGCCGCGCGTCGGCATCTCGCTGGTGCGCGAATTCCGCGAAGGTGCGCCGAACTTCTTCAAGATGAGCTGGAACACCTGGCCGATGATCGGGATCGCGTTGCAGGGCGTGTTCATTCCGGTCCTCGGTTGGGGCTCCACCGTGTTGCGACTATCGTCGGCGCTTTCCGGAACGCTGGCGGTCGCCATGACCTACCTGCTCGCGAGGCACCTGTATTCGAGGCAGGTGGCCGTCCTTGCCGCGGTGCTGTTCGCGGTCGGCCGCACGGCGGTGGACTTCAGCCGCATGGGGATTTGCCATGCGCAGGTGATGTTTTTCGAGACCTTCGCCTTGTTCTGGTGGTGGCGGGCGATCAACACCGGCCTGGCGGGCAGCTACCTGTGGGCGGGGATCGGGCTCGGGTTGTGTCTGTACACGTACAATGCGGGTCAGTCGGTGCCGTTTCTGTTGCTCGGCTGGCTCGGTCTGGCATCGATCTTCCGACCCGGCGCTGCGCTTCCGCGCTGGCGCGGCGTGGCGATCACGGTCGCGGGATTCCTGCTCGCGGCGTTTCCGTGGGTGTTCTACGTCACCGACCACTTCGCGTTCACCGAGAACTGGCGCATGTACACACACATGGCGCGCAACCGGCAGGTGGCGACGCTGATTGCCGAGGCGTGGGCACGCAGCGGCTGGGACGGCGCGCTCGAGGTGGTGGGCCGGCAGGCGGGTCTGACGTGGTTGGGGTTCGGCGTGATTCCCGGCGGTGCCTACCAGATGGGTTACCGGGGCGGCGGCATGCTCGATCACGTGACCGCGCCGCTGTTCGTGCTCGGTCTGGGGGCGTCGTTGCCGTGGTTGCGCGGTCGGGGTGGATTCGTGCCGTACTGGTGGCTGCTTCTCTTCGTGCTCGGCGGAGTACTGACCAACGATCCGCCGGCAGTCGTGCGGCTCGTCGGCATCCTGCCGGCGCTGGCACTGCTGGCGGCGCTGCCGCTCGACGCCGCTTTGCGGGCGGTACGACCATACGGCCGCGCGGCGCTGGCGGGCTATGCGCTCGCCGGCGTGCTGCTGGCCGGTGCGACCTGGGACAACTGGCGCACGTACTTCGTCGCCTTCCCGGCGGAGCCGATCGACGAGATCTCCGAGTTGGTGCGGCTGGTCCAGAAGGTGCCGCGCGAGACGCCGGTCGTGATCCTCGGGGTCGAGAACTTCCTGCGCGTGGAACGCGAGGAGATATTCGCGTTGGACTTCCCCGACCGGCGCCTCGAACAGACGATCGAGCCGGCGCATTTGTTGCCGGTACACCGGCCGGTGGACGGTCCGATCGTGCTGGTGGTCGGGCCGACGCAACTGTCGTGGGTCCCCTTAATCCGCGAGTGGTACCCCAATGCGAAGGTGCGCGAGGTGCGCTGGCCGAACAACGGCCGCCTGTTGTTTCCGGTGATCGAGATTCCCGCGGAGGACGTGCGGGCGCGCACCGGCCTGACGGCGACGGCGGCGGACGCCGGCGGGGCGGCGGTCAAGGGGGTGGTTGCGGATCCGTTCGGTGCGGCGGCCCCGCTGCGGCCGCGGGACGGAGTGTTGCGATGGGGCGGGCGGATCTACTGGCCGAGCGACCGGCCGGTGACTGTGAGGGTGCGTTCGGCGGAGCCGCTGACGATGCGGATCGGCGCCGGCGCGCCGATCCGGGTCGCTGAAGGCTCGGAGGCTGCCGCGCAGCTCACTCTGGCCCGCGGCTGGCAACTGATCGTCATCGAGGAGCGCCTGACCGGGGTGCGGGACCTGACCGTGACACTCGATGACGGGCAGACGCCGCCACGCCGGGTAACGCGCTGGGAGTTACGGCCGGACGAAGGCATCGAGGGCCTGCGGGCAAAGTTCACTCGCGACGGGGAAACGCTGCTCCGGACGATCGAGCCGCAGATCAACCTCCACGCCGACGAGGGCTGCTGGAACGATTTGCGTGTACTGTCCGTGGTGAAGCCGTTTGCGGCGACCCTGGATGGCGCTCTGCGCATCGCGCGGCGCGGCGAGTACGAGCTCGAAATGTACAGTACGGAGCCGTACGAAGTGCGGCTGGACGGCGAGCCGCTGTGTGCTTCCGAGACCGCGCGCGGCGAGGACCCGGCGATCTGCAAGGTGAAACGTTCGCTCGCCGAGGGCGACCATCCGTTGGAGTTGCGCTGGACGGTGCCGAAGTCGCAGACCTCGGCACGCCGCGTGTTGCAGATGTACTGGACCCCCCCCGACGGCACGCGCGAGTTGGTGCCGCCCTCCGCGTTCGTACCGAAGAGTTGA